Within Actinomycetota bacterium, the genomic segment CGGGCGGGTCCACGGAGGACACGGCGCTCCTACGCAGGGAGGAACCGGGGTTCCTCCGGGAGGACCCCTGGCGGGTCCTTCGGATCATGTCGGAGTTCATCGAGGGGTTCGACGTCCTCGCGACCATCCCGGAGGCGGTGTGCGTGTTCGGGTCGGCCCGCGCGCCCGAGGACGACCCCAGCTACGCGGCGGCCCGGGAGGTCGGCGCCGAACTGGCGAAAGCCGGGTTCGCCGTGATCACCGGAGGCGGCCCGGGCATCATGGAGGCGGCGAACCGGGGCTGCCACGAGGCCGGGGGCCTCTCGGTCGGGTGCAACATCGAGCTGCCGTTCGAGCAGAAGATGAACGCGTACGTCGACCTCGGCGTCGAGTTCCGCTACTTCTTCGTTCGCAAGAACATGTTCGTGAAGTACGCCGAGGGCTTCGTGGTGTTCCCCGGCGGGTTCGGCACGCTGGACGAGCTGTTCGAGGCCCTGACCCTCACCCAGACCGGCAAGATCCAGCACTTCCCGATCGTACTGTATGACCGGAGCTACTGGTCTCCGCTGGTCGATTGGCTCCACGGGGCCGTGCTGGGGAGCGGGAAGGTCAGCCCTGAGGACCTGGAACTGTTCCGCGTGTGCGACGAGCCCGGGGAGGTGCTCGAGCACATCGAGACCGTCCTCGATCGGCGCCGGCCGGGGGAGGACCCGGCGGCCCAGCCACACGTGAAGCCCCACAAGGCCGACGCGCAGTGAGCGGCTCCGGCGGGGCGGCGGCGGCGGCGCCCGAGGAGTTGGCGGCCGCTGCGGCCGTGGCCGGGAAGCCGGCGGTGGCGGGGAAGCCCCAGGCCCCTTGGGACCCGGCCCACCCTTCGGCCATCCAGATCCAGACCCTCACCGACGGCGGGCAGCCGGCCGCCCAGGTGGCGGCGTGGGTCGCCGCGTTCCTCGGCGAGGCCCGCCACTCGCTCGCCATCGCGCTGTACGACCTGGGGCTGTCGGACGCGACGGCCGCTCCCGTGATCCAGGCCATCCACGAGGCCGCCGGCCGGGGCGTCGAGGTCCGCCTGGCCTACAACGAGGACCACGACCAGCCCATCCCGGTCCCGCCCCCGCCCGAGACCAACCGGACCCAGATCGAGGCGTACGGCGTCCCCACCCGCGGTATCCCCGGAGTCCCGGACCTGATGCACCACAAGTACGTGGTGCGGGACGAAGAGACGGTGTGGACCGGTTCGCTGAACTGGACCGAGGATTCCTGGACCCGGGAGGAGAACGTGATCGCGATCGTTCCCTCCCGGGACATCGCCGCCAGCTACACCCGGAACTTCGAGGAGCTGTGGTCCCGCCGGCGGGTGGCCGGCACCGGCGAGTACACCCCCGAACCGGTCGACGTGGCCGGCACCACCGTTCGCGTGCTGTTCTCGCCAGGCCGGGGCCGCCGCCTGGCCCACCGGATCGCCGCGGCCCTCGGCCAGGCGCAGCGGCGGATCCGGGTGTGCTCGCCGGTCATGACCTCGGGCCCCGTCATCGCGACCCTCGCGGAGGTGGCGGCGGCGGGGCGCGTGGACGTGGCAGGGGTGCTCGACTCGACCCAGATGGCGGAGGTCAGGCGGCAGTGGCAGGAGGACGCGGCCTGGAAGATCCCCATCGTGGAGAGCATCCTTTCGAAAACCCCCTTCTCGGGGAAACGGTCGACGCCCTACGGTCCGGGGACGGTCCACGACTACATGCACGCGAAGGTCGTGGTGGCCGACGACACGGTGTTCCTGGGCAGCTACAACCTGTCGCACTCCGGCGAGGAGAACGCCGAGAACGTGCTGGAGATCGCGAGCGCCGACCTGGCCGAGGGGCTGGCCCGGTTCGTCGACGGCCTCCGAACACGATATGAACCCATGCCAGCGTTCGACCACTGATCGAAAGGGAGGAAGCAGCCAATGCAGCAGCCACCGATACCTCAGACCGCGCCCTCTCCGCAGGGCCAGGCCCTGGCCATGCCCGTCACCACCACGTTCGAGTTCCCCGGCTGGGAGGTCCAGCGCTCCCTCGGCGCGTGCTTCGGGCTGATCGTCCGCTCGATGGGGTTCGCCAAGGGGTTCGGGGCCGCGTGGAAGACCCTGAAGGGCGGCGAGGTCTCCCAGTACACCGAGCTGCTGGAGGACAGCCGCCGCCACGCCATGGACCGCATGATCGAGAACGCCCGCCTGCTGGGGGCGAACGCCATCGTCGGCATGCGGTTCGACTCCTCGGAGATCGGCGAGAGCCTCACCGAGATCGTGGCGTATTGCACGGCGGTGGTGGTGGGGGCGAGGCAGTAGCGGGGGCGGCGACGGCCATGCCGGTGAGGCAGTAGCGGGCCGGGGACGACCATGCTGGTGTGGCTGATCGTCGGCGGCGTGCTGGTGGTGGCGTTCGTGCTGAGCCTGTCCCTTCGGCGACACGGCGAGAGCCAGGTGCCGCAGGAAGGGTGGCATCGCACCGACGAGGTCTTCCGCGACCCGACCACCGGCCGGCTGATGCGGGTGTGGGTGGATCCCATCGACGGATCCCGCCACTACGTCCCGGAGCGCGAGTAGCCCGCCGCGGACAGACGGTCCACGTGTGATCGAACCTACCGCGGGGTAAGGACCGGCCGCCCACGCTGAAGGCAACGGGAGGTCAACGTGTCTCGCCCGCGCACCCTCGCCCTGATCGGCGCCCTGTCCGCCGTCGCCCTGCTCTCCCCCGCCCGCACGGCCCTGGGGGCCGGAGCCCAGACGCTGGCCGGCCGCGCCGCGAGCCTCGGCCTGACCTGCTCACCCGTCACGTCCGGCGACGGGGTGACCTACACGAGGTGCACGGGTGAGATCCCCACCTTCGATGGGATCGGCCTGGACACCGACCTGTCCATCCCCGCCGGCGCGACGGCGCCGGCTCCCACGGTGGTGTTCCTGCACGGCTGGTCGCTGGACAAGACCAACTGGGAAGCGAGCTCGACGACAGGTGACTCCGCAGAGCAGTGGCACTGGAACAACGTGTGGTTCGCCTCGCGGGGGTGGGTGGCCGTGAACTACACGGCCCGGGGGTTCGAGGAGTCGTGCGGGATGGCCGACTCCGATCCCAACTGTCCCAACGGGTACACGCACCTGGCGGACCGGAACTTCGAGACCAGGGACACCCAGACCATCCTCGGCAAGCTGGTCGACGCGGGCATCGCCAACGCCGGCCGGCTGCTATCCACGGGCGAGTCCTACGGGGGCGGCCAGTCCTGGCTCCTGGCGACGGCCCTGCCGTGGAAGAGCCCGAGGGGTCGCTCGCTCCAGCTCGCCGCGGCGGTCCCGCTGTACGGGTGGACCGACCTGCTCGACTCGCTCGCGCCGAGCGGCCGGGCCACCGACCACACCAGCCAGACCGCCGACCACGTGACGCCCCTCGGCGTTCCCAAGGACAGCTACATCACCGGCCTGTACGCGGTGGGCCGTGCCCTGGCCCAGGGCCGGTACGACGAGGACCCCACCGATCCCGGGAACAACATCGACCTTCAGTACGCGGCCGTGCAGTCCGGCGAGCCGTACGACTCCAAGCCGAACATGGACGTCGTGAAGCAGAGCTTCCGGAACCGGGGCGCCTACTACGCCGACGCCTACCTGCAGTGGACCCAGATCAACACGCTGACGAACGGGTTCGTGGACGCGTACGTGCTGGGGAGGACGGCGGAGCGACCGGCTGCCCAGGCCTACTCGTTCCAGACGCACTGCCCGCCGGTGGGCGGCCCCGCGACCCCCGTCGCCGGGGCGTGGGACTCGCTGTCCAGAGGCACCGCGTCCGCGTCGTGGACGGGCTCGACGACGACCAGCTCGGCGGATCCGAACCCCGCCGACGGTGCGGCGACGGACCCGATCGCGAACTCGGGATGCATGAGCGAGCAGGTGAGCAACGAGGACCCCGGCCAGGCGTTCTGGTCCTGGCAGATTCCCTCGGGCGGCCTGACCCTGCTAGGGCTGCCGGCGGTCGAGCTCGGCTACGCGCTCGCCGGGGTGGACGCCACGGTCGTGTACAAGCTGTGGGACGTGGCCCCGGACGGGACCAAGACGCTCGTCTCGCGAGGGGACCAGCGGATCGCCACGGAGGCCGGCGACCTTGCCTCCGGCACCCTCGGCACGGAGCTGTGAGGCAACCACTGGCTCTTCCCCTCCGGCGACACCATCGAGCTCCAGGTGGGGCAGACGGACTCGCCGACGTTCCGACCGGACAGCCTGCCCTCCTCGCTCACGATCTCGTCGCTGTCGGTGACGCTTCCGACCCGAGAGACGGGACGGATCACGCTGACACCGGCGTCCTGAGCCCCGGCTCGGCCTGCTCCCGATCCCGGGCCGGCGGCGTGATCACCCCGGTCCGGCGGTAGGCTTCCGGCATGACCGGCGACGAGGTCCGCGACGGGGTCCGCGAGGAGCTCCGCGAGCGCGTCACCCGGGACCGGTCGCGGGTTCGGGAGGAGCTCGAGCGGCTGGTCCGGATCCCGTCGGTCAGTGCGCCGGGGTTCGATCCGGCGCACGTCCGAGCTTCCGCGGACGCCACGGCCGAGGCGCTCGCACAGGCCGGATGCACGGGGATTCGCCTCCTGGAGCTGGAAGGGGGCCATCCCGCGGTGTACGGCGAGGCCTGGGGTCCGATCGCGGCCGCAGCGGCGGCGGCGGCGCCGGTCCCACCGTCCTGCTGTACGCGCACCACGACGTGCAGCCCCCCGGACGGACCGAGGACTGGGACACGCCGCCGTTCGAGCCGGTGGAACGAGCGGGCCGCCTGTACGGCCGCGGGACCTCGGACGACAAGTGCGGGATCGTGATGCACACCGCGGCGATCCGGGCCTTCGACGCGCGCCCGCCGGTCAACGTGAAGGTCGTCGTGGAGGGCGAGGAGGAGATCGGGTCCGCGCACCTCGTCGAGTTCCTCCACGCGTACGGGGACCTCCTGGCCACGGACGTACTGGTGCTGGCGGACGCCGGGAACTGGAAGCTCGGGACGCCGGCCCTCACCACCTCGCTCCGGGGGCTGGTCGACTGCGTCGTCGAGGTCCGAACCCTCTCCCACGCCGTCCACAGCGGCACCTTCGGGGGCCCCGCGCCGGACGCCCTCTCGGCCCTGGCCCGTCTGCTGGCGACGCTGCACGACGATCGGGGCAACGTGGCCGTCCCCGGCCTGGCCACCGGCCCGCCGCCGGACATCGACGAGGACGAAGACGAGTTCCGAGCCACGGCCGGCGTCCTGCCCGGGGTCCGGCTGATCGGAGAGGGATCCATCACCGAGCGCGCCTGGATGCACCCGGCCGTCTCGGTCCTCGGCGTCGACGCCCCCACCATCGCCGAGTCGTCCAACCAGCTCGTCCCCGCGGCGCGAGCCCGGATCAGCCTGCGGCTCGCCCCCGGCCAGGATCCGGTGAAGGCGCTGGACGCCCTGGTCTCGCACCTGGAGGGATACGCGCCGTGGGGCGCCCAGGTCCGTGTGACCCGCGGCTCGGAGGCCGAGCCCTTCCACATCCGGGCCACCGGCCCCGCCCACCAGGCCGCCCGGCGGGCGTTCCGGGACGCATGGGGAACCGACAGCGTCGACATGGGGATGGGCGGGACCATCCCGCTGGTCGCCGCCTTCTCCCAGGCCTACCCGGAGGCCGCGCTCCTGCTCACCGGGGCCGCCGACCCCGATTGCCGGGCCCACGGCGAGAACGAGAGCGTGCACCTCGGCGAGCTGGAACGCTCCTGCGTGGCCGAGGCCCTGCTGCTCCAGTACCTGGCGCCAGGAACGCCATGAGGGCGAGGACAGCGTGAAGGCCCTGCTGACCGCCGGCGGCCACGGCACGCGCCTTCGGCCGATCACGCACACCCAGAACAAGCACCTCATCCCGGTGGCCAACAAGCCCATGCTCTTCTACGGGCTGGAGGGGATCGCCGGCGCCGGCATCCGCGAGGTCGGCATCATCGTCGGAGACACCGAGGACGAGATCCGGGCGGCGGTCGGCGACGGCTCGTCGTGGGGCCTCGAGGTGACCTATCTCCACCAGGATGCGCCGCTCGGGCTGGCCCACGTCGTCCTCACCGCCCAGGAGTTCCTGGGGGACCAGCCGTTCCTCATGCACCTCGGCGACAACCTCGTGCGTGAACGCCTGGACCGCTCGATCCGGGTATTCCGGGAGCAGCAGGCAGACGCACAGGTCTTCCTGGTCAAGGTGCCGGAGCCGTCACGCTTCGGGGTGGCCGTCCTGGAGGGGGAGCGGATCGTGCGGCTGGTGGAGAAGCCTCGCGAACACGTCTCGGACTACGCCCTGGCCGGTGTGTACGTCTTCGGCCCGGCCATCTTCCGGGCCGCCGCGTCGCTCGAACCGTCGTGGCGGGGCGAGCTCGAGATCACCGACGCCATCCAGTACCTCGTGGACCACGGCTACGACGTCCGCGCCGAGCGCCTCACCGGGTGGTGGAAGGACACCGGGCGCCTGGAGGACCTCCTGGAGGCGAACCGGTTCGCCCTCGACGACCAGGAGCGGCTGGTGGAGGGCGACGTCGACGAGGCCTCGCACCTGGTGGGAGAGGTCCGGGTCGACGCCGGCGCGGTGGTTCGGGAAAGCGTGATCCGGGGGCCCGCCGCGATCGCCTCGGGCTGCCGGATCGAGCGATCCACGATCGACCCCTACACGTCGATCTACCTGAACACCACCCTCCTCGACAGCGAGATCGGGAACTCCATCGTGATGGAGGACTGCGTGATCCAGGACGTCCGCCGGATCCGGGACTCGCTGGTCGGACGCAACGTTCGGGTGGCGCGGGGGGATTCCCTGCCGGCGTCGGTCCAGCTCATGGTGGGCGACAACAGCGCGATCACGCTGCCCTGAGCAGCTGCACCTCCGGGGCAGATCCGCCGCGTACACTGCTGCGAACCCCCGGGAGGAGGGCGAGATGCTGGAACGATCCCAATCCATCGACGAGCTGATCGCGCGCATGGAGGAGATGCTCGTCCCCCTGGAGCGAGCCGACGACGAGCGCCAGCACTTCCACGCCACGTACATGCGCACGAGCATGGCCTTCCGCGCGGAGATCGAGCGGAGCGGATTCCTGGACAACGAATGGGTCGAGCGGTGGGACCTGGCCTTCGCCCAGCTCTACCTCGACGCCCTCGACCTCGACAACCGGGGCGAGCCGACGCCGGGCCCGTGGCGGATCGCGTTCGATGCCTGTCGACAGCGGTCGCTGCCCCATCTGCGGTACGTCCTGCTCGGCATCAACGCGCACGTCAACTACGACCTCCCCCAGGCCCTGCTGGCCGTGATCACCGACGAGGAGTTCGACGACCCCGCCCTCACCGCCAAGCGGGCCTCGGACCACGAGCACGGCGACAACATCCTGGCCAGCCGGGTGCCCGAGGAGGACCGGGAGCTGGCGAAGGTCGAGGGGCCGGGCGAGCGCACCCTCCTCGATCGCGCGCTGCAGCCGTTCAACCGGGCCGGGACGAAGCGATTCCTGAAGGAGGCCAGACGCAAGGTGTGGGCCAACGCCCGGCTCCTCAGCCGGGCCCGGCGGCAGGGGCCGGATGCCCTGGCCCAGCGCCTGGGCGAGTTGGAGGAGCTGTCCCGAGCCCGTGTGGCCGAGCTCCGGGAACCCGGCCAGGTCATCCTGCGGCTGGCCATCCGCGGCTTCGGGGTCGAGCTCGCCCCCTGAGCTTCGCTACCGGGTCGGAGGGTCCCGCCGGCCCGCCGCCACGGGGTCGGGAGTGCGAACCACCGGCGCGTCCGCCTGCCGCGGGTCGCCCCGGTCGTCCGAGGTCATCCGTTCCCGCGGCAGCCACAGGGCGAAGGTCGATCCCCGGCCGACCTCGCTGTCCACGCTGATCCGGCCTCCGAGGACCTCCGCCACCCGGGCCGACAGGTGCAGCCCCAAGCCCACGCCGCCGGCCCGATGGGCGCTGGGCGCGTCCAGCTGACGGAACTGCTCGAAGATGGTGGCCAGGTGCTCGGGCGGGATCCCCTCCCCCCGGTCCGTCACCTCCATCAGCACACCGTCGGCCTGCGGGCGGGCGGCCAGCCTCACCGGGCCGTCGGAGTACTTCAGCGCGTTGTCACCCAGGTTGAACAGGATCCGGTACAGCAGCGTCCGGTCGGTCACCAGCGAGAGCGGCCCCTCGCAGGCGGTCTCCACCACACGGGCGGGGGCCCGGGACCTCAGGGTGTCGGCCACCTCTTCCAGGAAGGGGCCCACGGTCAGGGACACGGGGACCACGTCCGGATGGCCGCCCAGCAGGCGGGACTCGGCCAGCAGGTTCTCCAGCAGCTCGGCCAGCCGCTTGGCCTGCCGCTCCGCGCTCTCCAGGAACCGGTGCCGGTCGCCCTCGGACATCCGGTCGCCCCGGCGGGCGAGCGTGTCGACGTTTCCGATGATGGCGGTGAGGGGGGTCCGCAGCTCGTGCGACACGCTGGCCACGAACTCGTCCTTCAGCCGGTTCAGCCCCTGGAGCTGCTCCACCTGCCGGGCCAGGAGAGCCCGCTTCTCCGCGAGCTCCCGGAGCAGGAAGGCCGACCCGAGGTGCTGCCCGAACAGGCCCGCCCGACGGGCGTCCTCGGGCAGGAAGGGGCGGTCGGCGGCGTTCCGGCGGAGGGTCAGAGCCACCTTCACCTCCTCCTCCACCTTCACCGGCACGACCAGGAGATGCTCGGGGATCTGGGGAGTCCCCGGGATGTACCTGGCCACGCCGTGCCCGGCCTGGTGGTTGGCGATGACGCTCTCCCCCACCTCCACCGCCCGTCCGGTGGCCCCGTCCCCGATCGGGAACTCGTGGGTGAGGATGGTGCCCTCTACCTCGGGCTCGGAGTGGTACACGGCCCGGATGCGCCGGGTCACCTGGTCGACCATGAAGATGGTGAGCGACTTGATCGGCACGACCCAGGACAAGCGCTCGGACAGCAGCGGGAAGATGTCGCTGGAGGCGGACGCGGAGGCGGCTCCCAGCCGGTCCCCGATCTCCAGGAGATGCCGGCGCAG encodes:
- a CDS encoding phosphatidylserine/phosphatidylglycerophosphate/cardiolipin synthase family protein, whose translation is MSGSGGAAAAAPEELAAAAAVAGKPAVAGKPQAPWDPAHPSAIQIQTLTDGGQPAAQVAAWVAAFLGEARHSLAIALYDLGLSDATAAPVIQAIHEAAGRGVEVRLAYNEDHDQPIPVPPPPETNRTQIEAYGVPTRGIPGVPDLMHHKYVVRDEETVWTGSLNWTEDSWTREENVIAIVPSRDIAASYTRNFEELWSRRRVAGTGEYTPEPVDVAGTTVRVLFSPGRGRRLAHRIAAALGQAQRRIRVCSPVMTSGPVIATLAEVAAAGRVDVAGVLDSTQMAEVRRQWQEDAAWKIPIVESILSKTPFSGKRSTPYGPGTVHDYMHAKVVVADDTVFLGSYNLSHSGEENAENVLEIASADLAEGLARFVDGLRTRYEPMPAFDH
- a CDS encoding HAMP domain-containing histidine kinase: MPSPLSRKRRLRKELEEELALRRHLLEIGDRLGAASASASSDIFPLLSERLSWVVPIKSLTIFMVDQVTRRIRAVYHSEPEVEGTILTHEFPIGDGATGRAVEVGESVIANHQAGHGVARYIPGTPQIPEHLLVVPVKVEEEVKVALTLRRNAADRPFLPEDARRAGLFGQHLGSAFLLRELAEKRALLARQVEQLQGLNRLKDEFVASVSHELRTPLTAIIGNVDTLARRGDRMSEGDRHRFLESAERQAKRLAELLENLLAESRLLGGHPDVVPVSLTVGPFLEEVADTLRSRAPARVVETACEGPLSLVTDRTLLYRILFNLGDNALKYSDGPVRLAARPQADGVLMEVTDRGEGIPPEHLATIFEQFRQLDAPSAHRAGGVGLGLHLSARVAEVLGGRISVDSEVGRGSTFALWLPRERMTSDDRGDPRQADAPVVRTPDPVAAGRRDPPTR
- a CDS encoding DUF5995 family protein is translated as MLERSQSIDELIARMEEMLVPLERADDERQHFHATYMRTSMAFRAEIERSGFLDNEWVERWDLAFAQLYLDALDLDNRGEPTPGPWRIAFDACRQRSLPHLRYVLLGINAHVNYDLPQALLAVITDEEFDDPALTAKRASDHEHGDNILASRVPEEDRELAKVEGPGERTLLDRALQPFNRAGTKRFLKEARRKVWANARLLSRARRQGPDALAQRLGELEELSRARVAELREPGQVILRLAIRGFGVELAP
- a CDS encoding YbjQ family protein; its protein translation is MQQPPIPQTAPSPQGQALAMPVTTTFEFPGWEVQRSLGACFGLIVRSMGFAKGFGAAWKTLKGGEVSQYTELLEDSRRHAMDRMIENARLLGANAIVGMRFDSSEIGESLTEIVAYCTAVVVGARQ
- a CDS encoding TIGR00730 family Rossman fold protein, which encodes MSRRARDETGAWVGRGRGTGLKPGGSTEDTALLRREEPGFLREDPWRVLRIMSEFIEGFDVLATIPEAVCVFGSARAPEDDPSYAAAREVGAELAKAGFAVITGGGPGIMEAANRGCHEAGGLSVGCNIELPFEQKMNAYVDLGVEFRYFFVRKNMFVKYAEGFVVFPGGFGTLDELFEALTLTQTGKIQHFPIVLYDRSYWSPLVDWLHGAVLGSGKVSPEDLELFRVCDEPGEVLEHIETVLDRRRPGEDPAAQPHVKPHKADAQ
- a CDS encoding glucose-1-phosphate thymidylyltransferase, producing the protein MKALLTAGGHGTRLRPITHTQNKHLIPVANKPMLFYGLEGIAGAGIREVGIIVGDTEDEIRAAVGDGSSWGLEVTYLHQDAPLGLAHVVLTAQEFLGDQPFLMHLGDNLVRERLDRSIRVFREQQADAQVFLVKVPEPSRFGVAVLEGERIVRLVEKPREHVSDYALAGVYVFGPAIFRAAASLEPSWRGELEITDAIQYLVDHGYDVRAERLTGWWKDTGRLEDLLEANRFALDDQERLVEGDVDEASHLVGEVRVDAGAVVRESVIRGPAAIASGCRIERSTIDPYTSIYLNTTLLDSEIGNSIVMEDCVIQDVRRIRDSLVGRNVRVARGDSLPASVQLMVGDNSAITLP